One Xenopus tropicalis strain Nigerian chromosome 8, UCB_Xtro_10.0, whole genome shotgun sequence genomic window carries:
- the LOC100495695 gene encoding butyrophilin-like protein 8 has product MKRYAGHFYPRLGKVTVALFILCSMSEGSRSVRFQVSSTPSVSVALGSDVLLPCRMTPEMNAEKMEICWFKTIFEHYVHLYINGKDDYTAQMPQFANRTELLKENITRGIFPLMIRNVTAQDSGIYDCFVESTKHHNSAAVELLVNAVGSLPVISTIADDTVFCESHGWYPEPYLIWTDNEGNKVIPAMENTFRDENNLYHIISDIPKPTTSKITCTVSNSLNQSKQSSRQIRDTGFPETSHTSIILICIISLCCCLVFAMAFFIRCKIYKRTRLFNHFYEMRHKKRTQEKELLSS; this is encoded by the exons ATTAGGCAAGGTTACAGTTGCCTTATTCATTCTCTGTTCCATGTCTGAAGGATCCCGTTCAG tcAGGTTTCAAGTCTCATCTACACCATCAGTATCTGTGGCACTTGGGTCAGATGTGCTGTTACCTTGTCGTATGACCCCCGAGATGAACGCAGAGAAGATGgaaatttgttggtttaagactATATTTGAGCACTATGTTCATCTTTATATTAATGGGAAAGACGATTACACAGCCCAGATGCCACAGTTTGCTAACAGAACAGAACTGCTAAAAGAGAACATCACTAGAGGAATTTTCCCTTTGATGATCCGTAACGTCACAGCTCAGGATTCTGGGATTTATGATTGCTTTGTTGAATCCACTAAGCATCATAACAGTGCAGCAGTAGAACTACTGGTTAATG CTGTTGGATCTCTCCCTGTCATTTCCACAATTGCTGACGACACTGTGTTTTGTGAGTCCCACGGCTGGTACCCAGAACCGTATTTGATTTGGACAGATAATGAGGGGAACAAAGTAATCCCAGCAATGGAAAACACGTTCAGAGATGAAAATAATTTGTATCATATCATCAGTGATATTCCTAAACCGACGACTTCAAAAATCACTTGCACTGTCTCCAATTCTCTAAATCAGAGCAAGCAAAGCTCCAGGCAGATCAGAG ATACTGGATTCCCAGAAACAAGTCATACGTCTATTATTTTAATTTGCATCATTTCTTTATGCTGCTGTTTGGTTTTTGCTATG GCATTTTTCATCCGTTGCAAGATTTATAAAAGGACTCggttatttaatcatttttatgaGATGCGTCACAAAAAAAGAACACAAGAAAAAGAGCTCCTCTCTTCCTAA